A stretch of the Thiocystis violascens DSM 198 genome encodes the following:
- a CDS encoding transketolase yields the protein MPQASLQLNEAPTRDPVRQVADAIRRRVLEHTLTNNGGYLSQACSSAEILATLYLRVMRLGPSAAPRVPRPFAGVPSATNPRAFTGADYNGPRAPELDRFIFSPVHYALVLYSLLIELGRLGPDALDEFNQDGSTVELIGAEHSPGHEVTAGSLAQAISQAGGIALARRLRGETGRVWVFMSDGEFQEGQTWEAFAALAHHRIGNLGVYVDANAQQCDGPMASVMTVEPLAERLRAFGAEVHEVDGHDPDALAAPAESTAPRERPLVVIARTDPCRGLERLRERAPKLHYVRFKNGQEFNTYQALLADLREAAK from the coding sequence ATGCCACAAGCCTCCCTGCAACTCAATGAAGCGCCTACGCGCGACCCGGTGCGACAGGTCGCCGACGCGATCCGTCGGCGCGTGTTGGAGCATACGCTGACCAACAACGGCGGCTATCTGAGTCAGGCGTGCTCCTCGGCGGAGATCCTGGCGACGCTCTATCTGCGGGTGATGCGGCTCGGTCCGAGCGCCGCGCCGCGGGTACCGCGTCCTTTCGCCGGCGTTCCGTCCGCGACCAATCCGCGCGCCTTCACGGGTGCCGACTATAACGGACCCAGGGCGCCGGAGCTGGACCGCTTCATCTTCTCGCCGGTCCACTATGCGCTGGTGCTCTATTCGCTGCTGATCGAACTGGGACGGCTCGGGCCGGACGCGCTGGACGAGTTCAACCAGGACGGCAGCACCGTCGAGCTGATCGGCGCCGAGCATTCGCCGGGGCACGAGGTCACCGCCGGCTCGCTGGCGCAGGCGATCAGCCAGGCCGGCGGCATCGCGCTGGCGCGCCGGCTGCGCGGCGAGACCGGGCGGGTCTGGGTCTTCATGTCCGATGGCGAGTTTCAGGAGGGCCAGACCTGGGAGGCGTTCGCCGCGCTGGCGCATCATCGGATCGGCAATCTCGGCGTCTATGTCGATGCCAACGCTCAGCAGTGCGACGGCCCCATGGCGTCGGTCATGACCGTCGAGCCGCTGGCCGAGCGACTGCGGGCCTTCGGCGCGGAGGTGCATGAGGTGGACGGGCACGATCCCGACGCGCTGGCCGCGCCCGCCGAGTCGACCGCGCCGCGCGAGCGCCCGCTGGTGGTCATCGCCCGCACCGATCCCTGTCGCGGCCTCGAACGGCTGCGCGAGCGCGCGCCCAAGCTGCACTATGTGCGCTTCAAAAACGGCCAGGAATTCAATACTTATCAGGCCCTACTGGCCGATCTGCGCGAGGCGGCGAAGTGA
- a CDS encoding thiopurine S-methyltransferase, with protein MQPEFWLERWQRGETGWHLPEINLHLREFWPRLGLPSTLQVFVPLCGKTLDLLWLASQGHRVIGVEISRRAVEEFFAEAGLVPEITEAGPLRRYRADEITLLCGDFFDLNTDHLREVGAVYDRASLIALPLELRPQYAAHFKALVPSAAPSLLITLDYDQSQMAGPPFSVHRAEVEQLFADRYAITELASFDVLDDSPNFRRRGLTALAEEVWRLDPRG; from the coding sequence ATGCAACCGGAATTCTGGCTCGAACGCTGGCAGCGCGGCGAAACCGGCTGGCATCTGCCCGAGATCAACCTGCATCTGCGCGAATTCTGGCCCCGGCTCGGTCTGCCGTCGACGCTCCAGGTCTTCGTCCCGCTGTGCGGCAAGACCCTGGATCTGCTCTGGCTGGCGAGCCAGGGACACCGGGTGATCGGAGTCGAGATCAGTCGACGCGCGGTGGAGGAATTTTTCGCGGAGGCCGGACTCGTTCCCGAAATAACCGAGGCGGGGCCGCTGCGTCGCTATCGCGCCGACGAGATCACCCTGCTGTGCGGCGATTTCTTCGACCTGAACACGGACCACTTGCGGGAGGTCGGCGCGGTCTATGATCGCGCCTCGCTGATCGCCCTGCCGCTCGAACTGCGTCCCCAGTACGCGGCGCACTTCAAGGCCCTGGTGCCGAGCGCGGCCCCGAGTCTGCTGATCACGTTGGATTACGACCAGAGCCAGATGGCGGGGCCGCCCTTTTCGGTCCATCGCGCGGAGGTCGAACAGCTTTTCGCCGACCGCTACGCGATCACTGAACTGGCGAGCTTCGATGTGCTCGACGACTCGCCCAATTTTCGCCGACGCGGATTGACCGCGCTCGCCGAGGAGGTGTGGCGGCTCGATCCTCGGGGATGA
- a CDS encoding Uma2 family endonuclease yields MVQTQTQPELSTYADYRTWPNERRDELIEGMAYAMAPAPSINHQRIAKRRIYEAAGVREYWLVHPEERLLMIYRLEQGVYGKPDVQELTGTTNVGILPEVAIQWDEAPAARDAE; encoded by the coding sequence ATGGTACAAACACAGACTCAGCCCGAATTATCGACCTATGCCGATTACCGGACCTGGCCGAACGAGCGGCGCGACGAACTGATCGAGGGCATGGCCTATGCCATGGCCCCGGCACCGAGCATCAATCATCAGCGCATCGCCAAGCGACGGATCTATGAGGCCGCCGGGGTGCGCGAATATTGGCTGGTCCATCCCGAAGAGCGCCTCCTGATGATCTATCGTCTCGAACAGGGCGTTTATGGCAAGCCGGACGTTCAGGAACTCACCGGGACGACGAATGTTGGCATCCTGCCCGAGGTGGCGATCCAGTGGGATGAGGCGCCTGCCGCACGGGATGCCGAATGA
- a CDS encoding ribonucleoside-diphosphate reductase subunit alpha: protein MSANRPSHLHPIPAQDTRPEPVVDESDAHVPGKVQVIRRNGQVTQFDPSKIMVAMTKAFLAVEGGSAATSSRVHDRVRELVEQVTAALTRRLPGGGSVHIEDIQDQVELALMRAGEHKVARDYVLYREARARERAEKAAASTEIRKTQPLNVTLADGSTRPLDVARMTRLVDEACRDLDAVDLHAILADTLRNLFDGVREADVGQALVMSARTLIEQEPQYSQVAARLLLDLLRREALGFLGLADGVETQADLAERYSDYFAAYIKRAGDLEHLDHQLGRFDLKRLGAALRPERDLQFNYLGLQTLYDRYFIHTANGIRFELPQAFFMRVAMGLAINEIDREERAIEFYDLLSSFDFMCSTPTLFNSGTLRPQLSSCFLTTVPDDLDGIYSAIKDNALLSKFAGGLGNDWTRVRGMGAHIKGTNGKSQGVVPFLKVANDTAVAVNQCLAPETLIWTGNGPKAIKDIKIGDLVLGKEGRYREVLKHMTYNQRDPMVEISVRHAANPIRITAGHPVWSVSIKRHYHTPKKIVELLQIGDLQVAYHEAGSLKAGDYVAQTIPQEVVPVPGFSDDDARFYGIMLGDGHITNGDAEWGVSGNPAKDGFLEFVEQYLHQKGIHYWISQRNSSYQQIKWSLGKGLLRDATTGRFVGGTGSALPFKKSDFYNDRHEKHIAAHFLHLPRSQTKALIRGLLETDGSVSGGLLLNFCNTSYFLIEGLRYLLLRLGIPSSASFRERDNAHLARRVDGSILEFSGTTRSYDLRIPSVPDFAEYFDYKVASRCFWFEWNGALFTRITKINPIDPVPFVFDLKVEGDHSYNTASFAVSNGGKRKGAVCAYLETWHIDIEEFLDLRKNTGDDRRRTHDMNTANWVPDLFMKRVAEDQPWTLFSPDETPDLHDLTGQAFEQAYLAYEARAERGEMRVSKRLKAVDLWRKMLAMLFETGHPWIAFKDPCNLRYTNQHVGAVHSSNLCTEITLHNNDSEIAVCNLGSINLAAHVTEKGLDTQRLRKTVRTAMRMLDNVIDYNFYNVPQARKSNLRHRPVGLGIMGFQDALYKVRIPYASPEAVQFADQSMEYLSYYAIQASSELAAERGRYQSFDGSLWSQGILPIDSIRLLEEGRGGYLQMDSSQTLDWDSLRERVKTVGMRNSNCMAIAPTATISNIVGVSQSIEPTYQNLFVKSNLSGEFTVVNPYLVDDLKERGLWDSVMVNDLKYFDGSVQQIERIPDELKQLYATAFEVDARWLIEAGSRRQKWLDQAQSLNLYLREPNGKKLDNLYKLAWVRGLKTTYYLRSMGATHVEKSTMAETGRANKLSAVGGNYLSMEDGKVSGKGNGMAAPSACSILDPDCEACQ, encoded by the coding sequence ATGTCCGCCAACCGCCCGTCGCATTTGCATCCGATCCCCGCCCAGGACACCCGCCCCGAGCCCGTTGTCGACGAGAGCGATGCCCACGTTCCCGGCAAGGTGCAGGTGATCCGGCGCAACGGCCAGGTCACCCAGTTCGACCCCAGCAAGATCATGGTCGCCATGACCAAGGCTTTCCTCGCGGTCGAAGGCGGTTCGGCGGCAACCTCCAGCCGCGTCCATGACCGGGTGCGCGAACTCGTTGAACAGGTGACTGCCGCGCTCACCCGGCGCCTGCCCGGCGGCGGCAGCGTCCATATCGAGGATATCCAGGATCAGGTGGAATTGGCGCTGATGCGTGCCGGCGAACACAAGGTCGCGCGCGACTATGTGCTCTACCGCGAGGCGCGCGCCCGCGAGCGCGCCGAGAAAGCCGCCGCCAGCACCGAAATTCGCAAGACCCAGCCGCTCAACGTCACCCTGGCGGACGGCTCGACCCGTCCGCTGGATGTCGCGCGCATGACCCGGCTGGTCGACGAAGCCTGTCGCGATCTGGACGCCGTCGACCTCCACGCCATTCTGGCCGATACGCTGCGCAACCTATTCGACGGCGTGCGCGAGGCCGATGTGGGTCAGGCGCTGGTGATGTCCGCCCGCACCCTGATCGAACAAGAACCGCAATACAGCCAGGTCGCCGCCCGGCTGCTGCTCGATCTGCTGCGCCGCGAGGCGCTCGGCTTTCTCGGGCTCGCCGACGGCGTCGAGACCCAGGCCGATCTGGCCGAGCGCTACAGCGACTATTTCGCCGCCTACATCAAGCGTGCCGGCGACCTCGAACACCTCGACCATCAGCTTGGGCGATTCGATCTCAAGCGGCTCGGCGCCGCGCTCCGGCCCGAGCGCGATCTTCAGTTCAACTATCTCGGGTTGCAGACGCTCTACGACCGTTATTTTATCCATACCGCCAATGGCATCCGTTTCGAGCTGCCGCAGGCGTTTTTCATGCGCGTCGCCATGGGGCTCGCCATCAACGAAATCGACCGCGAAGAGCGCGCGATCGAGTTTTACGATCTGCTGTCCAGCTTCGATTTCATGTGTTCGACCCCGACCCTGTTCAATTCCGGCACCCTGCGTCCGCAGCTCAGTTCCTGCTTCCTGACCACGGTTCCGGACGATCTGGATGGCATTTATAGCGCCATCAAGGACAATGCGCTGCTGTCCAAATTCGCTGGCGGTCTGGGGAATGACTGGACCCGCGTGCGCGGCATGGGAGCGCATATCAAGGGGACGAACGGGAAGAGTCAGGGGGTGGTGCCGTTTTTGAAGGTGGCGAATGATACGGCAGTTGCCGTAAATCAATGTCTTGCACCCGAGACTTTGATATGGACTGGCAATGGGCCAAAGGCGATCAAAGACATCAAGATCGGCGATTTAGTATTAGGAAAAGAAGGCCGTTATCGCGAAGTGCTAAAGCACATGACTTACAATCAGCGTGATCCAATGGTTGAAATTTCCGTTAGGCACGCGGCAAACCCCATACGAATCACGGCAGGCCATCCGGTTTGGTCTGTCTCCATAAAGCGTCATTATCACACACCAAAAAAGATCGTCGAGCTGCTCCAGATAGGTGACCTTCAAGTTGCTTATCATGAGGCAGGAAGCCTAAAAGCCGGAGATTATGTCGCACAAACGATTCCGCAAGAGGTCGTTCCAGTGCCTGGCTTTTCCGATGACGATGCCCGATTCTATGGAATCATGCTGGGTGATGGGCATATCACAAACGGAGATGCCGAGTGGGGTGTGTCTGGAAATCCAGCAAAGGATGGATTCTTGGAATTCGTTGAGCAATACCTTCATCAAAAAGGCATTCACTATTGGATTTCACAACGTAATAGTTCTTACCAACAGATCAAATGGTCTCTTGGAAAAGGTTTACTACGTGATGCGACGACAGGCCGCTTCGTTGGTGGTACCGGGTCGGCTTTGCCATTCAAAAAAAGTGATTTCTATAATGATCGACACGAGAAACATATTGCTGCCCATTTTCTGCATCTCCCAAGATCACAAACCAAGGCATTGATTCGTGGGTTGTTGGAGACGGATGGGAGCGTCTCTGGAGGATTACTTCTCAATTTTTGCAATACTTCTTATTTTTTAATCGAAGGATTGCGCTACCTGCTTCTTCGGCTTGGAATACCTTCTTCAGCCAGTTTTCGTGAGCGTGATAACGCCCATTTAGCACGCCGTGTCGATGGCTCGATACTCGAGTTTTCAGGAACCACCCGTAGCTATGATTTACGTATCCCCAGTGTGCCGGATTTTGCCGAGTATTTCGACTACAAGGTTGCCTCCAGGTGCTTTTGGTTTGAGTGGAACGGTGCACTATTTACTCGTATAACAAAAATCAATCCAATCGATCCGGTGCCTTTTGTATTCGACCTGAAAGTCGAAGGCGATCATAGCTACAACACGGCGTCCTTCGCCGTATCGAATGGAGGAAAAAGAAAAGGAGCGGTCTGCGCCTACCTCGAAACCTGGCACATCGACATCGAGGAATTCCTGGATCTACGCAAGAACACCGGCGACGACCGCCGGCGCACGCACGACATGAACACCGCCAACTGGGTGCCGGACCTCTTCATGAAGCGTGTCGCCGAGGATCAGCCCTGGACGCTCTTCTCGCCCGACGAGACCCCGGACCTGCACGACCTCACCGGTCAAGCCTTCGAGCAGGCGTATCTCGCCTACGAGGCACGCGCCGAGCGTGGCGAGATGCGGGTCAGCAAGCGACTCAAGGCGGTCGATCTCTGGCGCAAGATGCTGGCCATGCTGTTCGAGACCGGCCATCCTTGGATTGCCTTCAAGGATCCCTGCAATCTGCGCTATACCAATCAGCATGTCGGGGCGGTGCACAGCTCTAATTTATGCACTGAAATTACCTTGCATAACAATGACTCGGAAATCGCTGTCTGCAACCTGGGCTCGATCAACCTAGCCGCCCACGTCACCGAGAAGGGGCTCGACACCCAGCGGTTGCGGAAGACCGTCCGCACAGCCATGCGCATGCTGGACAACGTCATCGATTACAACTTTTACAATGTCCCCCAGGCGCGCAAATCCAATCTGCGTCACCGCCCGGTGGGCCTTGGCATCATGGGCTTCCAGGATGCCCTCTACAAAGTCCGCATCCCCTACGCCAGCCCCGAGGCCGTGCAGTTCGCCGATCAGAGCATGGAGTACCTGAGCTATTACGCCATTCAAGCCAGCAGCGAACTGGCCGCCGAGCGCGGGCGTTATCAGAGCTTCGATGGCTCGCTCTGGAGCCAGGGCATCCTGCCCATCGACAGCATCCGACTCCTGGAGGAAGGACGCGGCGGCTATCTCCAGATGGACTCAAGCCAAACGCTCGACTGGGACAGCCTGCGCGAGCGGGTCAAGACCGTCGGCATGCGCAATTCCAACTGCATGGCCATCGCCCCCACCGCCACCATCAGCAACATCGTCGGCGTCAGCCAATCGATCGAGCCGACGTACCAGAACCTCTTCGTCAAATCCAACCTGTCTGGCGAGTTCACCGTCGTCAATCCTTATCTGGTCGACGATCTCAAGGAACGCGGACTCTGGGACTCGGTCATGGTCAACGACCTCAAATATTTCGACGGCTCGGTACAGCAGATCGAGCGCATTCCGGATGAACTCAAACAGCTCTATGCCACCGCCTTCGAGGTCGACGCCCGCTGGCTGATCGAGGCCGGCAGCCGCCGTCAGAAATGGCTCGACCAGGCGCAGAGTCTCAATCTCTATCTGCGCGAACCCAATGGCAAAAAGCTCGACAATCTTTATAAGCTGGCCTGGGTGCGGGGGTTGAAGACGACCTATTACCTGCGGTCCATGGGCGCGACCCATGTCGAGAAATCCACGATGGCCGAGACTGGTCGGGCGAATAAACTCAGCGCGGTTGGAGGGAATTACCTTTCGATGGAGGACGGGAAGGTGAGCGGGAAGGGGAATGGAATGGCTGCGCCGAGTGCGTGTTCGATCCTTGATCCTGACTGCGAGGCGTGTCAATAG
- a CDS encoding IS701 family transposase, with product MANAIGSETDAMLKNMVGNLSAHLEDYHEFFQNETADGHELSRAYIMGLLKTEAGKRNLERINEEIDVSGGDGYQRIQQFITDSPWSAGNLIGAIAQDTSSLYANQPNYRGRDVGYIIDESAHLKKGKYSVGVARQYAGVIGKVENCQVGVYASLVWESQSTLINERLFLPTSWTADLKRCDQAGIPEEARQFKTKIELALEMIQSDLAAGVDIGWVGGDGLYGHGLELGVSLDNIGLNFLLDVHCDQMIYPLKPILSVPESAGRGRKPTKLQADRDPTQVRWYADHLYPFQWRTMAVRNGAKGPITLSVHTAPVWVWDGKSERVTERVLVISRNHADNKIKYSLSNVDYRSTPIERLAYMQAQRYWVERAFQEAKSELGMSDYQVRKWNAWHHHMALVMLSLSFIVKERLLHKTDYPLVSCRDLRLLIIALLLNDPDAVEKRIQQMRVRHEQRRKDIERYYKLTATG from the coding sequence ATGGCTAACGCGATTGGTAGCGAAACCGATGCGATGTTAAAAAACATGGTTGGTAACCTCTCCGCTCATCTGGAGGATTATCACGAATTTTTTCAAAACGAAACAGCTGATGGTCATGAACTGAGTCGAGCTTACATCATGGGTCTTCTCAAAACTGAAGCCGGAAAACGGAATCTCGAACGCATCAACGAAGAAATTGATGTGTCCGGTGGTGATGGTTATCAACGGATCCAACAGTTCATCACAGATTCACCGTGGTCGGCGGGAAACCTCATCGGTGCGATCGCCCAAGACACCTCAAGTCTGTATGCGAATCAGCCGAATTATCGCGGTCGGGATGTCGGCTACATCATTGATGAGTCAGCGCATCTCAAGAAAGGCAAGTATTCCGTTGGCGTCGCGCGGCAATATGCCGGTGTCATTGGTAAGGTTGAGAATTGCCAGGTAGGCGTTTATGCCAGCTTAGTTTGGGAATCACAGAGCACGTTAATTAATGAGCGGTTGTTCCTTCCAACGTCCTGGACCGCTGATTTAAAGCGATGTGACCAAGCGGGTATTCCTGAAGAGGCACGTCAGTTTAAAACGAAGATCGAACTCGCACTGGAGATGATTCAATCCGATCTGGCGGCGGGCGTAGACATTGGTTGGGTGGGCGGTGATGGCCTGTACGGACACGGGTTAGAGCTTGGTGTTTCTTTAGATAACATAGGGTTAAATTTTCTGCTTGATGTTCATTGCGATCAGATGATCTATCCCCTCAAACCCATTCTATCGGTTCCGGAATCCGCTGGGCGAGGACGAAAGCCAACCAAACTTCAAGCTGATCGCGACCCCACGCAAGTGAGATGGTATGCCGACCATCTTTATCCTTTCCAATGGCGCACGATGGCCGTTCGCAATGGGGCCAAAGGGCCGATCACGCTGTCCGTTCATACCGCTCCCGTGTGGGTTTGGGATGGCAAGTCGGAGCGCGTGACCGAGCGGGTATTGGTCATCAGCCGAAATCACGCGGACAACAAGATCAAATACTCACTCAGTAATGTCGATTATCGGAGCACCCCGATCGAAAGGCTGGCTTACATGCAAGCACAGCGCTATTGGGTTGAACGGGCATTTCAAGAAGCCAAAAGCGAATTAGGAATGTCAGATTATCAAGTCAGAAAATGGAATGCCTGGCACCACCATATGGCGCTGGTGATGTTGTCGCTGTCCTTTATTGTTAAAGAGCGTCTTTTGCACAAAACCGATTATCCATTGGTGAGTTGCCGTGATCTTCGGCTTCTCATCATCGCTTTACTACTCAACGATCCGGATGCGGTCGAAAAAAGAATCCAGCAAATGCGGGTCAGGCATGAGCAAAGGCGCAAGGATATCGAGCGTTATTACAAGCTGACCGCGACGGGATAG
- a CDS encoding thiopurine S-methyltransferase: protein MTNRDNALWQQYWRDRRTDFHQKTVNPFLIRFWPGLGLAPGSRVLVPLCGKSLDMLWLIEQGYRVLGIELSPLAVRAFFREHQMQPTRRNEGPLTRWGHGNLGLLCGDFFAMTEADLGPIDAIYDHTAFTALPEDIRRRYVAHLNAITPAARKLLLLTAEDAEEGQSPAQASAAAPEIAALYGERFEIELSHVERVIEDAAQAPDAPPECVYYKVYRLSQRDECQKALA from the coding sequence ATGACCAATCGTGACAACGCCTTATGGCAACAGTACTGGCGCGACCGCCGAACCGACTTTCACCAGAAAACGGTCAACCCGTTCCTGATCCGTTTCTGGCCCGGTCTCGGCCTGGCGCCGGGAAGTCGCGTGCTGGTTCCGCTCTGCGGCAAGAGTCTGGACATGCTCTGGCTCATCGAGCAGGGCTATCGCGTCCTCGGCATCGAACTGAGCCCACTCGCGGTTCGGGCCTTCTTTCGCGAACATCAGATGCAGCCCACGCGACGGAACGAGGGGCCGCTCACCCGCTGGGGACATGGGAATCTCGGTCTTCTCTGTGGAGACTTCTTCGCGATGACGGAGGCGGATCTGGGACCGATCGACGCCATCTATGACCATACCGCCTTCACCGCGCTACCGGAGGACATCCGCCGCCGTTACGTCGCCCATCTGAATGCCATCACCCCGGCGGCCCGCAAACTCCTGCTGCTGACCGCCGAGGACGCGGAGGAAGGCCAATCGCCCGCCCAGGCTTCCGCCGCCGCGCCAGAAATCGCCGCCCTCTACGGCGAGCGTTTCGAGATCGAACTGAGCCACGTCGAGCGCGTGATCGAGGACGCCGCGCAAGCGCCCGACGCGCCCCCGGAGTGCGTCTACTACAAGGTCTATCGACTCAGTCAGCGGGACGAATGTCAGAAGGCGCTGGCGTAG
- the fliW gene encoding flagellar assembly protein FliW produces MTDTTAAASNLLVFPKGIPGFESQTSYSLFHSDTESGRVYWMESRDCPEVTFTLVDPTLYGLNYVLDLTDEEQTLLQAESSDDVAVFLMLWKRDTDAQDGQPGLNANLGGPILINVKKRLGMQKILATPKVEMNIFE; encoded by the coding sequence ATGACCGACACGACCGCCGCTGCGTCAAATCTTTTGGTTTTCCCGAAAGGGATCCCTGGTTTCGAGAGCCAGACCAGCTATTCCTTGTTCCACTCGGATACCGAGTCCGGACGGGTCTATTGGATGGAGTCCCGCGACTGTCCGGAGGTCACCTTCACGCTGGTGGATCCAACGCTGTATGGCCTGAATTACGTGCTTGATCTGACCGACGAGGAACAGACCCTGCTCCAGGCCGAATCCTCGGATGACGTGGCGGTGTTCCTGATGCTTTGGAAGCGGGACACCGACGCCCAGGACGGGCAACCAGGGCTCAATGCCAATCTTGGTGGACCGATCCTGATCAATGTGAAAAAGCGGCTGGGCATGCAGAAGATTCTGGCGACGCCGAAGGTTGAGATGAATATCTTTGAATGA
- a CDS encoding transketolase family protein, protein METTQRPHHGNLIRWAKDRPEVLVLSADLTSSCEADGFRDAYPDRFFSMGMAEQNMMGFAAGLAREGFTPFVHTFAVFICRRPFDQVAMSIAYPNLPVRLIGFLPGITTAGGVTHQAIDDIALMRLLPNLTVLECGDATDVESVLDVAQAVAGPVYVRMLRGEVPRLFDPAEPIALGRARVLSEGSDLAVLSSGICTEEAMRATQVLRERGFSIAHLHVSTLKPFADPRVIGVIDGARLGVVTMENHGIVGGLGSAVAELMAEQGLGKRLIRIGLRDTYAHGASRQYLMREYDLDAMALVRAVETLSGERLGLSEAALADVRLDTMRPLEKTEDL, encoded by the coding sequence ATGGAGACGACTCAAAGGCCCCACCACGGCAATTTGATCCGCTGGGCCAAAGACCGTCCCGAGGTCTTGGTGCTCTCGGCGGATCTCACCTCCTCCTGCGAGGCCGACGGCTTCCGCGATGCCTATCCCGATCGCTTTTTCTCGATGGGCATGGCGGAGCAGAACATGATGGGCTTCGCCGCCGGTCTGGCGCGCGAGGGCTTCACGCCCTTCGTTCACACCTTCGCGGTCTTTATCTGTCGGCGGCCCTTCGATCAGGTCGCCATGTCGATCGCCTATCCGAATCTGCCGGTGCGTCTGATCGGCTTCCTGCCCGGCATCACGACCGCCGGCGGCGTGACCCATCAGGCCATCGACGACATTGCCCTGATGCGTCTGCTGCCCAACCTGACCGTGCTGGAATGCGGCGACGCGACCGATGTGGAATCGGTGCTGGATGTCGCCCAGGCGGTCGCGGGTCCGGTCTATGTCCGCATGCTGCGGGGCGAGGTGCCACGGCTGTTCGATCCCGCCGAGCCCATCGCGCTCGGACGGGCGCGCGTGTTGAGCGAGGGCAGCGATCTGGCGGTGTTGTCCAGCGGCATCTGTACCGAGGAGGCGATGCGCGCGACTCAAGTGCTGCGCGAACGGGGGTTTTCCATCGCCCATCTGCATGTCTCGACCCTCAAGCCCTTTGCCGATCCTCGGGTGATTGGGGTGATCGACGGCGCCAGACTCGGCGTCGTGACAATGGAAAATCATGGCATCGTCGGCGGATTGGGTTCCGCCGTCGCCGAGCTGATGGCCGAACAGGGGTTGGGCAAACGCCTGATTCGCATCGGGCTGCGCGACACCTATGCGCACGGCGCGAGCCGCCAGTATCTGATGCGCGAATACGACCTGGACGCCATGGCCCTGGTGCGGGCGGTCGAGACCTTGAGCGGCGAGCGGCTCGGTCTGAGCGAGGCGGCGCTGGCCGACGTTCGTCTGGACACCATGCGCCCGTTGGAAAAAACCGAGGATTTGTGA
- a CDS encoding DNA ligase encodes MPRFPFRLTSRWLLFLCLAAPPGFARDVVALPSQPVPTTKPALMLANVYTEGVDLSAYWVSEKLDGVRAYWDGARLISRGGHPIQSPEWFTAGFPAIPLDGELWMGRGTFERLSGTVRRLEPAPDDWREIRFMVFDLPDLDAPFGQRLQRLQQVLADSANPSLVPVEQVRIANHADLMARLDAVVQAGGEGLMLHRDGADYRAGRTDDLLKVKPYQDAEARVIEHLPGQGKYAGMLGALLVEDANGLRFRLGTGFTDAERRAPPPLGSLVTYKYLGYTEKGIPRFASFLRVRAPE; translated from the coding sequence ATGCCGAGGTTCCCCTTCCGCCTCACCTCCCGGTGGCTCCTGTTCCTCTGTCTGGCCGCGCCGCCTGGATTCGCTCGGGATGTCGTCGCACTGCCCAGCCAGCCTGTCCCGACGACCAAACCGGCCCTGATGCTGGCGAACGTCTACACCGAAGGCGTCGATCTATCGGCGTATTGGGTCAGCGAGAAGCTCGACGGCGTGCGCGCTTACTGGGATGGCGCGCGCCTGATCAGCCGTGGCGGGCATCCGATCCAGTCGCCCGAGTGGTTCACGGCGGGATTTCCCGCGATCCCCCTGGATGGCGAACTCTGGATGGGACGCGGAACCTTCGAGCGTCTGTCGGGCACGGTGCGGCGACTGGAGCCCGCGCCGGATGACTGGCGGGAGATCCGCTTCATGGTCTTCGATCTGCCGGATCTCGATGCGCCATTCGGTCAGCGGCTCCAGCGGTTGCAACAGGTGCTCGCCGACTCGGCCAATCCCTCTCTGGTCCCCGTCGAGCAAGTTCGGATCGCGAACCACGCGGACCTGATGGCGCGGCTGGATGCGGTCGTCCAGGCCGGCGGCGAGGGGCTCATGCTGCACCGCGATGGCGCGGACTATCGGGCGGGGCGCACGGATGACCTGCTCAAGGTCAAGCCTTATCAGGATGCCGAGGCCCGGGTGATCGAACATCTGCCCGGCCAGGGTAAATACGCGGGGATGCTGGGCGCGCTTCTGGTGGAGGATGCCAATGGTCTGCGCTTTCGTCTCGGGACCGGTTTCACGGATGCCGAGCGGCGCGCACCGCCACCGCTTGGCAGTCTGGTGACCTACAAATATCTGGGCTATACGGAGAAAGGAATCCCGCGCTTCGCGAGTTTTCTGCGGGTGCGCGCGCCCGAGTAA
- a CDS encoding DUF2283 domain-containing protein: MPKKIKPGIIADYDLDDHLIGIDVLSVSKRATPAVCDKVG, encoded by the coding sequence ATGCCCAAGAAGATCAAGCCGGGAATCATCGCTGATTATGACTTGGATGATCATCTGATTGGCATTGACGTTCTTTCAGTGAGCAAGCGTGCGACACCTGCGGTATGCGATAAAGTGGGTTAG